The Zobellia alginiliquefaciens genome contains a region encoding:
- a CDS encoding RNA polymerase sigma factor, with amino-acid sequence MIAEETLVNQLQETKTQASAFEVLVDTYKERLYWHIRRIVLNHDDADDVLQNTFIKVYKNISNFKGDSKLYSWIYRIATNEALSFLKSKSRMMGVSDGELQDRLVENLKADVYFEGEEIQLKLQQAIATLPEKQKLVFNMKYFQELKYEEISEILETSVGGLKASYHLATKKIEAHLKEQKEYL; translated from the coding sequence TTGATTGCAGAGGAAACCTTAGTAAATCAGTTACAAGAGACAAAAACGCAGGCCAGCGCTTTTGAGGTATTGGTAGACACTTATAAAGAGCGTCTATACTGGCATATTCGTAGAATTGTGTTAAACCATGATGATGCAGATGATGTGCTACAGAATACTTTTATAAAGGTTTACAAAAACATTTCAAATTTTAAGGGAGATAGTAAACTCTATTCTTGGATCTATAGGATAGCTACCAACGAGGCGCTTTCATTTTTGAAAAGCAAATCCAGGATGATGGGAGTCAGTGATGGAGAATTACAAGACCGTTTAGTCGAAAATCTTAAAGCGGACGTATATTTTGAAGGTGAAGAAATACAATTAAAGCTACAGCAGGCCATAGCAACCCTGCCAGAAAAGCAAAAACTAGTCTTCAACATGAAATACTTCCAAGAGCTTAAATACGAAGAAATTTCAGAGATTCTTGAAACATCGGTCGGGGGTTTAAAAGCCTCTTATCATCTGGCAACCAAGAAGATTGAAGCACATTTAAAAGAACAGAAAGAATATCTTTAG
- a CDS encoding ABC transporter ATP-binding protein, with protein sequence MEYFKKILRFAKPYKLFAFLNIISNILYALFSTLAMISLFPMLTVLFNKTEPLYVKPEWKGLSSAKDYITEYLNFFVTERSQQGDAGDVLMLMVILIISMFFMKNVFNYLAMYFITFLRNGVLKDLRNELYDKTVELPISYYSEKRKGDTIARITSDVLEIQHSFLSILELIVREPLTIIFTIIAMLSISPKLTLFVFLFLPLSGFLISLIGKSLKRKSAKVQKEQGFFLSILEETLGGLRVIKAFNAESRFSKTFQASTKRFFNFSNSLLNRQNLASPTSEFFGIAAIGVILWYGGQMVLVEQTLEPGLFITYMTLSYQILTPAKAISKASYSVKKGNAAAERVIEILETKNPIVDKPDALVKETFDKGLEIQNISFKYEDEYVLKNFNLKVPKGETVALVGQSGSGKSTIANLVTRFYDVNEGKITIDGHNIKDISKKSLRGLLGLVTQDSILFNDTVTSNISLGKENASREEIIEAAKIANAHDFIVDLPKGYDTNIGDSGNKLSGGQKQRLSIARAVLKNPPIMILDEATSALDTESERLVQDALEKMMRNRTSIVIAHRLSTIQNANTIVVLQKGEIVEQGSHDELIAKDGAYKKLVQMQSLG encoded by the coding sequence ATGGAGTATTTCAAAAAAATCCTACGGTTTGCAAAGCCGTATAAATTATTTGCATTTTTAAATATTATATCGAACATTCTCTATGCCTTGTTCTCAACACTGGCAATGATTTCGTTGTTCCCTATGTTAACGGTCCTTTTCAATAAAACTGAACCGCTTTACGTAAAGCCGGAATGGAAAGGACTGTCTAGTGCCAAGGACTATATTACGGAATACCTAAATTTTTTCGTTACCGAAAGAAGTCAGCAAGGCGATGCCGGCGATGTCCTCATGCTAATGGTAATTCTAATAATTAGTATGTTCTTCATGAAGAACGTATTTAATTACCTCGCCATGTACTTTATTACTTTTTTGCGTAACGGGGTACTTAAAGATTTACGGAATGAACTGTATGACAAAACAGTAGAATTGCCCATTTCATACTATTCGGAAAAGAGAAAAGGTGACACCATAGCCCGCATAACTTCTGATGTTTTAGAAATTCAACATTCATTTCTATCTATTTTAGAACTGATTGTAAGGGAACCATTGACTATAATCTTTACGATTATAGCCATGCTGTCCATAAGTCCAAAACTAACACTATTTGTATTTTTGTTCCTTCCGCTTTCTGGTTTTTTAATTTCATTAATAGGAAAATCACTGAAAAGAAAATCCGCCAAGGTTCAAAAAGAACAAGGCTTTTTCTTATCTATTTTAGAGGAGACCTTAGGTGGTTTACGGGTTATAAAAGCTTTTAATGCGGAATCTAGATTTTCAAAAACATTTCAAGCCTCCACCAAAAGATTTTTTAATTTCTCCAATAGCCTACTCAACAGACAAAACTTAGCTTCACCTACAAGTGAGTTCTTTGGTATTGCCGCAATTGGTGTTATCCTGTGGTACGGTGGGCAAATGGTGCTTGTAGAACAGACATTGGAGCCTGGGCTATTCATTACCTACATGACGCTTTCGTATCAGATTTTAACGCCTGCAAAAGCAATTAGCAAAGCTTCATACAGTGTAAAAAAAGGAAACGCCGCCGCAGAAAGGGTCATAGAAATCCTTGAAACCAAAAACCCTATCGTAGACAAGCCAGATGCTTTGGTCAAGGAAACTTTTGATAAAGGGTTAGAAATTCAAAATATATCTTTTAAATATGAAGATGAATATGTATTAAAAAACTTCAATTTAAAAGTTCCTAAAGGAGAAACCGTAGCGCTTGTTGGGCAATCTGGTAGTGGAAAAAGTACGATTGCGAACCTGGTGACCCGTTTTTATGACGTTAATGAAGGTAAGATTACCATAGACGGTCACAACATAAAAGACATATCCAAAAAGTCTTTAAGAGGTCTTCTTGGCCTTGTTACACAAGATAGCATCTTATTTAATGACACCGTAACTAGCAATATTTCCTTGGGCAAAGAAAACGCAAGTAGAGAAGAAATCATAGAAGCGGCAAAAATTGCCAATGCGCACGATTTTATAGTAGACCTACCTAAAGGCTATGACACCAATATTGGCGACAGCGGCAACAAACTCAGTGGTGGTCAAAAGCAACGTTTATCCATTGCAAGAGCGGTATTAAAAAATCCTCCCATCATGATATTGGACGAGGCCACTTCTGCCCTAGATACGGAGAGCGAACGCCTGGTACAAGATGCTTTGGAGAAAATGATGCGCAATAGAACTTCCATAGTTATCGCCCATAGACTTTCCACCATCCAGAATGCCAATACCATTGTGGTACTTCAAAAAGGAGAAATAGTGGAACAAGGCTCTCACGATGAACTCATCGCTAAAGATGGCGCTTATAAAAAACTAGTGCAAATGCAATCTTTGGGCTAA
- a CDS encoding WD40/YVTN/BNR-like repeat-containing protein, whose protein sequence is MRFLFPLLTAILFISCAEKQKNQPFTSVEIETIYEDSVSIRAIEIMGNSLGYAGSNGIFGSVDLATGKVRESIQKYDSITPEFRAIAHTSTDFFMISIANPALLYKTGENGSMELVYTEEDDSVFYDAMTFWNDSEGIVVGDAMNGCLSILITRDGGNTWSKLPCEQLPRSVRGEGAFAASNTNIKVLGDKTWIGTTKSRVYFSGDKGKTWEVQNTPVSSDVETQGIFSIDFYDENIGFAIGGDFTKPEVNTANKAVTIDGGNTWQLIADGQNPQYKSCVQFVPGSDGKGLLAIGFTGISYSSDRGTTWKQLSDESFYTIRFQAENVAYAAGKNRIAKLIFK, encoded by the coding sequence ATGCGATTTCTATTCCCTCTTTTGACTGCCATTCTTTTTATTTCTTGTGCTGAAAAGCAAAAAAATCAACCATTTACTTCCGTTGAAATTGAAACTATTTATGAAGATTCCGTAAGTATCCGTGCGATAGAGATTATGGGAAACAGTTTAGGGTATGCCGGCAGTAACGGTATATTTGGAAGTGTGGATCTAGCTACGGGTAAGGTTAGGGAAAGTATACAAAAATATGATTCTATTACTCCGGAGTTTCGAGCTATTGCCCATACTTCCACGGATTTTTTTATGATATCTATTGCAAATCCGGCATTGTTATATAAAACAGGTGAAAACGGAAGCATGGAATTGGTGTACACGGAGGAAGATGACAGTGTTTTCTATGATGCTATGACTTTTTGGAACGATTCTGAGGGTATTGTGGTTGGAGATGCAATGAACGGTTGCTTAAGTATTCTGATAACCAGGGACGGGGGAAATACATGGAGTAAATTGCCCTGCGAACAACTTCCGAGGAGTGTAAGGGGAGAAGGGGCTTTTGCGGCTAGCAATACGAATATTAAAGTGCTGGGTGACAAAACTTGGATAGGGACAACTAAAAGTCGAGTTTATTTTTCGGGTGATAAAGGAAAAACATGGGAAGTTCAAAACACTCCGGTGAGCAGTGATGTAGAGACCCAGGGCATTTTTTCAATCGATTTTTATGATGAAAATATAGGATTTGCCATAGGAGGTGATTTTACCAAGCCCGAAGTCAATACGGCCAATAAGGCCGTAACTATTGATGGAGGAAATACTTGGCAACTGATAGCGGATGGTCAAAATCCGCAATACAAAAGTTGTGTTCAATTTGTTCCCGGCTCCGATGGCAAAGGTCTTCTAGCCATTGGGTTTACAGGCATATCGTACTCAAGCGATAGAGGAACTACCTGGAAACAACTGTCCGATGAGTCCTTTTATACAATTCGTTTTCAAGCTGAAAATGTGGCTTATGCCGCCGGGAAAAATAGAATAGCAAAACTGATTTTTAAATAG
- a CDS encoding RsmB/NOP family class I SAM-dependent RNA methyltransferase: protein MKLHRNLVFAVIDALNLIFNEGEYADKVVQKVLKFDKRWGSRDRGFIAETTYEMVRYKRLYSEIAEVKAPFSRPDLFRMWAVWAVLKGIKLPDWKQIEPTPERRIKGRFDELSNIRKFRESLPDWIDEICLEALGEKLWNEESAALNEQAEVILRTNTLNTNKEALRKALLDEGIVVEPIKGYASALRLPERANVFVTESFKKGYFEVQDASSQLVAEYLDVKPGQRVVDTCAGAGGKSLHLAALMENKGQLISMDIYSSKLKELKRRARRNNAHNIETREIDSTKVFKKLYGSADRVLIDAPCTGIGVLRRNPDSKWKMQPEFLEKITKTQHDIIRSYSKIVKPGGKMVYATCSILPQENNDQVTSFLASEEGKDFSLVKEKKIFASKSGFDGFYMALLEKKS, encoded by the coding sequence ATGAAGCTACATAGAAACTTGGTTTTCGCAGTAATCGATGCCTTGAACTTGATTTTTAACGAAGGAGAATATGCCGATAAGGTAGTACAGAAAGTACTAAAATTCGATAAACGCTGGGGTTCTCGCGACCGTGGTTTTATTGCCGAAACTACTTATGAAATGGTGCGTTACAAGCGTTTGTATTCTGAAATTGCCGAAGTAAAGGCGCCTTTCAGCAGACCGGACCTTTTTAGAATGTGGGCGGTATGGGCCGTTTTAAAAGGAATAAAACTTCCGGATTGGAAACAGATAGAACCTACCCCGGAACGCCGTATTAAAGGACGATTTGATGAACTTTCCAATATTAGAAAATTCCGCGAATCACTTCCGGATTGGATTGATGAGATTTGTTTGGAGGCTTTGGGCGAAAAACTGTGGAACGAAGAAAGTGCTGCACTTAACGAGCAAGCAGAAGTAATTCTACGAACCAACACCTTAAATACAAACAAAGAAGCCCTTCGTAAAGCTTTGCTTGATGAGGGTATAGTTGTTGAACCGATCAAAGGGTACGCCAGTGCACTTAGGTTACCAGAACGTGCCAATGTTTTTGTTACCGAATCATTTAAGAAGGGTTATTTTGAAGTTCAAGATGCCTCGTCTCAGCTTGTAGCGGAATATTTAGATGTAAAACCAGGACAACGTGTAGTAGATACCTGTGCCGGAGCCGGCGGAAAATCACTTCACTTGGCTGCGCTTATGGAAAATAAGGGTCAGCTTATTTCCATGGACATCTACAGTAGTAAGTTAAAAGAGTTAAAAAGACGTGCTAGACGGAATAATGCCCATAATATTGAAACCCGTGAAATAGATTCTACCAAAGTATTCAAAAAGTTATACGGTAGTGCGGACCGTGTTTTGATAGATGCTCCTTGTACAGGTATTGGAGTGTTACGTAGAAACCCGGACAGTAAATGGAAAATGCAACCTGAGTTTCTTGAAAAAATTACGAAAACGCAGCATGATATCATTCGCAGTTATAGCAAAATAGTAAAGCCAGGCGGAAAGATGGTTTATGCGACTTGCTCAATTCTTCCGCAGGAAAACAATGACCAAGTGACCTCATTTCTCGCATCTGAAGAAGGAAAGGACTTCAGTTTGGTAAAAGAGAAGAAGATTTTCGCTTCAAAAAGTGGTTTTGACGGGTTTTATATGGCATTGTTAGAAAAGAAAAGCTAG